One genomic window of Arachis stenosperma cultivar V10309 chromosome 10, arast.V10309.gnm1.PFL2, whole genome shotgun sequence includes the following:
- the LOC130954500 gene encoding uncharacterized protein LOC130954500: MPIEMPRGLPFSVDTWSPSSMASKRHHFLSHAHRDHSSGISSYFSIPIYSTLLTKNLLLRHFPHLQPHAASFFTIEVGQSLTLDDPSGPFTVTAFDANHCPGAVMLLFEGKFGNILHTGDCRLTPECVRNLPAKYVGKKGKPPPCALDCVFLDCTFGSFSQAMPSKNSAVQQVVNCIWKHPDALTVYLICDMLGQEEILLSVSKTFGSKIYVDRAENPDCFKNLELTAPEILCEDRLCRFHLFDGSPGLYERAKAKLLEAKAALQPEPLFVRPSSQWYAIEEGFSDIENARKRRISEAVVDQFGVWHVCYSMHSSKEELEWALQLLAPKWVVSTTPSCRAMELDYVKKHCFKSKAALSSSIWKLLDINVEASEDADAFMKSVSCSPVVEETPQPFARIESPVKQRTDTIKLVSLPAQRLPVTLFGRARLSLQDSSFSRVGCNSLPTNVPTQAISSNAGKEVLDGRKDAEAKLGRSPERKDLRQVKYQPSEDQEIRDLHQVKYQQSDDQESEVQEIIDLHQVKYQQSEDQESEVKEIRVNNSRSYLNIRPSGMSDSVRKLYRRMNVPVPEPLPSLVKLMNSNKRAKRGIF; encoded by the exons ATGCCGATCGAGATGCCGCGAGGGCTTCCATTCTCGGTGGACACGTGGAGTCCCTCATCCATGGCCTCCAAGAGGCACCATTTCTTGAGCCACGCCCACAGGGACCATTCTTCCGGCATCTCTTCCTACTTCTCCATCCCTATTTACTCCACTCTTCTCACCAAAAACCTCCTCCTCCGCCACTTCCCGCACCTTCAGCCACATGCTGCGTCCTTCTTTACCATCGAGGTAGGTCAATCCTTGACCCTCGACGACCCTTCTGGCCCCTTCACTGTCACTGCTTTCGACGCCAATCACTGCCCTG GAGCTGTGATGCTCCTGTTTGAGGGCAAATTTGGAAATATTCTACACACAGGGGACTGCAGGCTGACCCCTGAATGTGTACGGAACCTCCCTGCTAAGTATGTtggaaagaaagggaaaccGCCGCCTTGCGCGCTTGATTGTGTCTTCTTGGATTGTACATTCGGTAGCTTCTCTCAGGCGATGCCTAGCAAGAATTCTGCTGTTCAGCAGGTTGTTAATTGTATATGGAAGCATCCTGATGCATTAACGGTGTATTTGATATGTGACATGCTTGGTCAGGAAGAGATACTTCTTAGTGTTTCCAAAACATTTGGAAGCAAGATTTATGTTGATAGAGCTGAAAATCCGGATTGTTTCAAGAATTTAGAACTTACTGCGCCTGAAATACTGTGTGAAGATCGTTTGTGTCGTTTCCATTTGTTCGATGGATCCCCGGGGCTGTATGAGAGAGCTAAAGCAAAGCTGTTAGAGGCCAAGGCTGCTCTTCAGCCTGAACCACTCTTTGTCCGCCCTTCTTCGCAGTGGTATGCCATTGAAGAAGGGTTCTCTGACATTGAAAATGCTAGGAAAAGGAGGATTAGCGAAGCAGTTGTCGATCAGTTTGGTGTTTGGCATGTCTGCTATTCAATGCACTCGTCCAAGGAAGAATTGGAATGGGCACTACAACTTCTTGCACCTAAATGGGTTGTTTCGACAACTCCCAGCTGTAGGGCTATGGAGCTGGATTATGTCAAGAAACACTGTTTTAAGTCTAAAGCTGCTCTCAGTAGCTCCATATGGAAGCTTCTTGATATAAATGTGGAAGCTTCTGAAGATGCTGATGCATTCATGAAATCTGTGAGCTGTTCTCCAGTGGTTGAAGAGACACCTCAGCCTTTTGCTCGAATTGAATCACCAGTGAAACAGCGCACAGACACTATAAAACTTGTGTCTCTTCCTGCTCAAAGATTGCCTGTCACGTTATTTGGAAGAGCAAGGCTGAGTCTTCAAGATTCGAGCTTTTCACGGGTAGGGTGTAATAGCTTACCTACTAATGTCCCCACGCAAGCAATTTCAAGCAATGCAGGAAAAGAAGTCCTGGATGGCAGGAAGGATGCTGAGGCGAAATTGGGGAGATCACcggaaagaaaagatttacgTCAAGTTAAGTATCAGCCATCTGAGGATCAGGAAATAAGAGATTTACATCAAGTTAAGTATCAGCAATCTGATGATCAGGAATCTGAGGTTCAGGAAATAATAGATTTACATCAAGTTAAGTATCAGCAATCAGAGGATCAGGAATCTGAGGTTAAGGAAATAAGAGTTAATAATAGTCGCTCTTATTTAAATATTAGACCTTCAGGCATGAGTGATAGTGTCAGAAAGTTGTACAGGCGTATGAATGTTCCCGTGCCTGAACCTCTTCCATCATTGGTGAAACTTATGAATTCCAATAAACGTGCCAAGAGAggaattttttag
- the LOC130955997 gene encoding GDP-mannose transporter GONST1, whose amino-acid sequence MNASTDDEHDVENGKFARSNRGVKLSNQALLSGIAYCLSSCGMILVNKFVLSSYNFNAGISLMLYQNFISVVIVATLSLLGLVSTEPLTWKLIKVWLPVNVIFVGMLVTSMFSLKYINVAMVTVLKNVTNVITALGEMYLFNKQHDNRVWTALFLMIISAVTGGITDLSFNATGYAWQTLNCFLTASYSLTLRRVMDTAKQVTKSGDLNEFSMVLLNNTLSMPLGIFLILVFNEVDYLLTTPLLRLPSFWMVMTLSGFLGLGISFSSMWFLHQTGATTYSLVGSLNKIPLSVAGILLFHVPTSLQNSASIFFGLLAGVFFARAKIRERSQS is encoded by the exons ATGAATGCTTCTACAGATGATGAACACGACGTGGAAAATGGCAAGTTTGCAAGAAGTAACAGGGGAGTTAAACTCAGCAATCAAGCTTTGTTGTCTGGAATTGCTTATTGCCTTTCTTCATGTGGCATGATATTGGTTAACAAGTTTGTGCTTTCAAGCTACAATTTTAATGCAGGGATATCCTTGATGTTGTATCAG AATTTCATTTCGGTGGTTATTGTTGCTACACTTAGCCTTCTTGGTTTAGTCTCAACTGAACCTTTGACATGGAAATTGATCAAAGTATGGTTGCCTGTGAATGTTATATTTGTTGGAATGCTTGTTACAAGCATGTTTAG TTTGAAATACATTAATGTAGCCATGGTGACAGTCCTGAAGAATGTTACTAATGTTATAACTGCACTTGGTGAGATGTACTTGTTCAATAAGCAACATGACAACAGAGTCTGGACTGCTCTTTTTTTAATG ATCATTTCAGCAGTGACTGGGGGGATTACTGATCTCTCTTTCAATGCAACTGGCTATGCTTGGCAGACATTAAACTGTTTCTTAACAGCATCATATTCT CTGACCCTACGAAGGGTCATGGATACAGCAAAGCAAGTTACTAAATCTGGAGACTTAAATGAATTCTCGATGGTCTTGTTGAACAACACCCTTTCAATGCCTTTGGGAATTTTCCTGATTTTGGTTTTCAATGAGGTGGATTATCTCTTAACAAC GCCACTTCTGAGATTACCTAGCTTTTGGATGGTGATGACCTTAAGTGGCTTTTTGGGTCTAGGAATTAGCTTCTCATCCATGTGGTTTCTTCATCAGACAGGGGCTACGACTTACAG CCTTGTAGGTTCGTTGAATAAGATCCCACTTTCAGTTGCAGGCATCCTTCTGTTTCATGTTCCAACTAGTTTGCAGAATTCTGCTAGCATTTTCTTTG GTCTTTTGGCTGGAGTGTTTTTTGCGAGGGCCAAAATCCGGGAGAGATCGCAATCCTGA
- the LOC130954501 gene encoding NAD(P)H-quinone oxidoreductase subunit O, chloroplastic translates to MMMAFSLCHTSSFFIVHRLPQQTLIRTRRIHFPLIRAVQSGESETEKSTQKKTEESPSSTAAASPPPRPKKPVYSMKKGQIVRVDKEKYLNSINVRTSTIFISVGHPPYYKGLDYIYEDRGEVLDMRIFETGEYALIAWVGIPTAPAWLPTDMLIKSEKLNYERL, encoded by the exons ATGATGATGGCGTTCTCTCTCTGCCAcacctcttctttcttcatCGTTCACCGCTTACCACAACAAACTTTGATAAGAACAAGACGAATTCATTTCCCATTGATTCGTGCAGTGCAATCAGGGGAATCAGAAACTGAAAAGTCTACACAGAAAAAGACTGAAGAATCACCATCTTCAACTGCTGCTGCTTCTCCTCCTCCTAGACCAAAGAAACCCGTCTATTCTA TGAAGAAGGGCCAGATTGTGAGAGTGGACAAAGAAAAATATCTCAACAGCATCAATGTAAGAACCTCAACCATTTT TATTTCTGTTGGGCATCCGCCATACTACAAAGGATTGGATTACATCTATGAAGACCGTGGGGAG GTCCTGGATATGCGTATATTTGAAACAGGGGAGTATGCACTT ATTGCATGGGTAGGAATCCCCACTGCCCCCGCTTGGCTTCCAACAGACATGCTTATCAAG TCAGAGAAGCTCAATTATGAGAGGCTATGA